From Candidatus Eremiobacteraceae bacterium, one genomic window encodes:
- the coxB gene encoding cytochrome c oxidase subunit II, which translates to MNTGHEEHKLDAGFWRATIVMGVISALGMWGVVVFPIERYVPEAAGIAVKIDWLFKFMAFFSVPILVYVNGYMLYFTVRYRNRKGQPKDQPGSSIHDHKTLEFWWTAIPSVLMLVLGVLSYILIPQYYTARAATADSVTIEAIGHQFSWEFRYPGLRDPVPDELHLPVDVAVTIDVTSTDVIHSFWVPAFRMKQDMIPGMVVPMTLTPTKVGKYEIICTEFCGVGHSGMRDRYVYVQSQSDFDAWYAAQKTKQAHAPTEVTAAVLASGDAAAGQQLFNSRCTTCHNAAPFDKRKVGPGLANLFHDPAHPKLLSGKAPNSADVADILEHGLSGPMGQMPNAQLNGLSPKDIADLVAYLKTLK; encoded by the coding sequence GTGAATACGGGGCACGAAGAGCACAAGCTCGACGCGGGGTTCTGGCGAGCGACCATCGTCATGGGCGTCATAAGCGCGCTTGGCATGTGGGGCGTCGTCGTCTTCCCCATCGAGCGCTACGTGCCCGAAGCAGCCGGCATCGCCGTCAAGATCGACTGGCTCTTCAAATTCATGGCGTTCTTCAGCGTGCCGATCCTCGTCTACGTCAACGGCTACATGCTCTATTTCACGGTCCGCTATCGCAACCGCAAAGGCCAGCCGAAGGACCAGCCCGGTTCGTCCATCCACGATCACAAGACGCTGGAGTTCTGGTGGACGGCGATCCCGTCGGTGCTCATGCTCGTGCTCGGCGTCTTGAGCTACATACTCATCCCTCAGTACTACACGGCGCGCGCGGCGACGGCCGACAGCGTGACCATCGAAGCCATCGGTCATCAATTCTCGTGGGAGTTCCGGTATCCGGGCCTCCGCGATCCCGTGCCCGACGAGCTCCACCTCCCGGTCGACGTGGCGGTGACGATCGACGTGACGTCGACCGACGTCATCCACTCGTTCTGGGTTCCGGCCTTCCGGATGAAACAGGACATGATCCCGGGTATGGTCGTGCCGATGACGTTGACGCCGACGAAGGTCGGGAAGTACGAGATCATCTGCACCGAGTTCTGCGGAGTCGGCCACTCAGGGATGCGCGACCGCTACGTCTACGTCCAGTCGCAGAGCGACTTCGACGCCTGGTACGCCGCTCAGAAGACGAAGCAGGCGCACGCGCCGACGGAAGTGACGGCTGCCGTGCTCGCCTCGGGCGACGCCGCTGCGGGCCAACAGCTTTTCAACTCGCGATGCACGACGTGCCACAACGCGGCGCCGTTCGATAAGCGTAAAGTCGGACCGGGCCTCGCAAACCTCTTCCACGACCCGGCGCATCCCAAGCTGCTGAGCGGCAAGGCGCCGAACTCGGCGGACGTCGCCGATATCCTCGAACATGGACTGTCAGGCCCGATGGGTCAGATGCCGAACGCGCAGTTGAACGGACTGAGCCCGAAAGACATCGCGGATCTCGTCGCCTACCTGAAGACGCTGAAATAG
- a CDS encoding S9 family peptidase: protein MRRATIATIAAAAVLGFALGSSAPAHARLLDQAALRNEVGLSQPQLSPDGKRIAFMKSTLDFVKDDRHSQLMLLDVASGAIRPLTYDRTGVDSPRWSPTGDRIAFVADAGPSDNAQSQIFVMPLDGGDPLQVTKVDNGVDEFTWRPDGKAFAFVTQDSPKNKKQLDAHFDTFDVGDLDYKQTEAPVPSHLWTVSASGGAAHRLTSGSWSLSTTQGGPGAALSWSADGKTIAIEKLPNAVVGDSDSAVVALVDAKTGAVHDLPGQRPYSGAPTFSPRGDDLAVVFFPHGAFNSNPYLSLTSSAGGPGRVIGGQEHAVDFAAWTPDGSAIVYSGEDGAVNDVWYSPLVGAPSQYRLGGATFVGDATIGSHGAVAFVGTTPYEPSEIYYAPSPTSAARPLTHYNASFSKLQLGEMREVRWTGPGGFKEDGIVTLPPGYVAGRRYPLALEVHGGPQGASQLGFNSLAQLIAAHGIVVFEPNYRGSTNLGDAYQHAIYRDTGVGPGKDAMAGVATLDKAGVIDTSRMCVTGWSYGGYMTTWLESHYDVWKCAMSGAALTDWVADYTIAFYQKGDADFFGQGSSPWKNNGWDIWRDQSPLSAVQNVKAPTLIMGDVGDPNVPIYNSYLWYNALHDQGVDVQFYAYPRNTHFPGDPVGAEGVYKRWVDWVVSHLSK, encoded by the coding sequence CGTCGGCGCCGGCTCACGCGCGCCTGCTGGACCAGGCCGCTCTGCGCAACGAAGTCGGCCTTTCGCAGCCGCAGCTATCGCCCGACGGCAAACGCATCGCTTTCATGAAGTCGACGCTGGACTTCGTGAAAGACGATCGCCACTCGCAGCTCATGCTGCTCGACGTCGCGTCGGGCGCGATCAGGCCGCTGACGTACGACCGGACCGGCGTCGACTCGCCGCGTTGGTCGCCGACCGGCGACCGGATCGCGTTCGTAGCCGATGCTGGACCGTCCGACAACGCGCAGTCGCAGATATTCGTCATGCCGCTCGACGGGGGCGATCCGCTTCAAGTGACCAAAGTCGACAACGGCGTCGACGAGTTCACGTGGCGGCCGGACGGCAAGGCGTTCGCCTTCGTCACGCAAGACTCGCCGAAGAACAAGAAGCAGCTCGATGCCCACTTCGACACGTTCGACGTCGGCGACCTCGACTACAAGCAGACCGAGGCGCCCGTTCCATCACATCTCTGGACGGTAAGCGCCTCCGGCGGCGCGGCGCACCGCTTGACGTCGGGTTCGTGGAGCCTCTCCACGACGCAGGGCGGACCCGGCGCAGCACTGTCGTGGTCGGCCGACGGCAAGACGATCGCGATCGAGAAGCTGCCCAACGCGGTGGTCGGGGACAGCGACAGCGCGGTCGTCGCCCTCGTCGACGCGAAGACGGGTGCCGTTCACGACTTGCCCGGCCAACGGCCGTACTCGGGAGCGCCGACGTTCTCGCCGCGCGGCGACGACTTGGCGGTCGTCTTTTTCCCGCACGGCGCTTTCAACAGCAATCCATACTTGTCGCTGACGTCGTCAGCGGGCGGTCCGGGCCGCGTGATCGGCGGCCAAGAGCATGCGGTGGATTTCGCCGCGTGGACGCCCGACGGTTCGGCGATCGTGTATTCGGGCGAGGACGGCGCGGTCAATGACGTCTGGTATTCGCCGCTCGTCGGTGCACCGAGCCAATACCGCCTCGGCGGAGCGACCTTCGTCGGCGACGCGACGATCGGCTCACACGGCGCTGTGGCGTTCGTCGGCACGACGCCCTACGAGCCGTCGGAGATCTACTACGCACCGTCGCCGACGTCGGCGGCGCGGCCGCTGACGCACTACAACGCATCGTTCTCGAAGCTCCAGCTCGGCGAGATGCGCGAGGTCCGCTGGACGGGGCCCGGCGGCTTCAAGGAAGACGGCATCGTGACGCTGCCTCCGGGCTATGTCGCGGGCCGGCGTTATCCGCTCGCGCTCGAAGTGCACGGCGGTCCGCAAGGGGCGTCGCAGCTCGGTTTCAACTCGCTGGCGCAGCTCATCGCCGCGCATGGCATCGTCGTCTTCGAGCCGAACTATCGCGGCAGCACGAACCTCGGCGATGCGTATCAGCACGCGATCTACCGCGACACCGGCGTCGGGCCGGGCAAAGACGCCATGGCCGGCGTCGCGACGCTCGACAAGGCGGGGGTCATCGACACGTCGCGCATGTGTGTCACCGGCTGGTCGTACGGCGGCTACATGACGACGTGGCTCGAGAGCCACTACGACGTGTGGAAGTGCGCGATGTCCGGAGCGGCGCTCACCGACTGGGTCGCCGATTACACGATCGCGTTCTATCAGAAGGGCGACGCCGATTTCTTCGGTCAAGGCTCGAGCCCGTGGAAGAACAACGGGTGGGATATCTGGCGCGACCAGTCGCCGCTCAGCGCAGTCCAGAACGTGAAGGCGCCGACGCTTATCATGGGCGACGTCGGCGACCCGAACGTGCCGATCTACAACTCATACCTGTGGTACAATGCCCTGCACGATCAGGGCGTCGACGTCCAGTTCTACGCGTATCCGCGCAACACGCACTTCCCGGGCGATCCGGTCGGCGCTGAAGGCGTGTACAAACGCTGGGTCGACTGGGTCGTCTCACACCTCTCGAAGTAG